Genomic segment of Vibrio celticus:
GCCTTGAAATCGTCAACAAGCTTCTTCAGCTCAGCTTCGATTTCTTTATTGAAAGCACCCGTTGTGTCGATCTGTGTTGCTAGATCGGCATATTGACCACGAGCAAACGACAGTAAAGCAGCTTCAAAGTCTAGAACTTTAGAAAGTTCAACGTCTTGAAGGTATCCACGCTCTGCAGCGAAGATTACTAGAGCTTGGTCAAATACAGACATAGGAGCGTATTGCTTCTGCTTCATCAGTTCTGTAACTTTTTGACCGTGGTCTAGCTGCTTCTTAGTCGCTTCATCAAGATCCGAAGAGAACTGAGCAAATGCTGCAAGTTCACGGTATTGAGCTAGAGCAGTACGGATACCGCCAGATAGCTTCTTGATGATTTTAGTCTGCGCCGAACCACCTACACGAGAAACTGAGATACCTGGGTCAACAGCTGGACGTACGCCCGCGTTGAATAGCTCAGTTTGTAGGAAGATCTGACCATCAGTAATCGAGATTACGTTCGTTGGTACGAATGCAGATACGTCACCAGCTTGCGTTTCGATGATAGGTAGAGCAGTTAAAGAACCAGTCTTGCCTGTCACTTCACCGTTAGTGAATTTTTCTACGTATGCTTCGCTTACACGAGCAGCACGCTCTAGTAGACGAGAGTGAAGGTAGAAAACATCACCTGGGAACGCTTCACGACCTGGTGGACGCTTAAGTAGTAGCGAGATTTGACGGTAAGCTACAGCTTGCTTAGATAGATCATCATAAACAATCAGTGCATCTTCACCGCGATCACGGAAGTATTCGCCCATCGCACAACCAGCATACGGTGCAAGGTATTGCAGCGCTGCAGATTCAGAAGCAGATGCAACAACAACAACTGTGTTTGCTAGTGCGCCGTGCTCTTCTAGTTTGCGAACTACGTTAGCAATAGTCGACGCTTTTTGGCCGATAGCTACGTAGATAGAGAAAATACCAGAATCTTTTTGGTTAATAATCGCATCGATCGCCATTGCTGTTTTACCAGTCTGACGGTCACCGATTACTAGTTCACGTTGACCACGACCGATAGGGATCATTGAGTCAACAGACTTGTAACCAGTTTGAACAGGTTGATCTACCGATTTACGGTCGATTACACCTGGTGCGATAATTTCTACAGGCGAAGTCAATTTAGCTTCGATTGGACCTTTACCATCAATTGGCTCACCTAGCGTGTTTACAACACGACCAAGCATTTCAGGACCTACTGGTACTTCTAGAATACGACCAGTACCTGTAACTTTCATGCCTTCCTGTAGGTCAGCATACGGGCCCATTACAACAGCACCAACCGAATCACGGTTCAAGTTTAGTGCTAGAGCGTAACGGCCACCCGGTAGTTCGATCATTTCACCTTGCATCACGTCCGCTAGGCCGTGGATGCTAAGGATGCCATCGCTTACAGAAACGATAGTACCTTCATTGCGAGCTTCACTAACAACGTCGAAAGATTCAATACGTTGTTTAATTAGATCGCTAATTTCAGTGGAATTAAGTTGCATGCTCCAATCCCCATTAAGACTGCAATGCATCGCTCAGGCGGTCTAAACGACTGCGCGCTGAGTTATCGATGACTAGGTCTCCGGCTCGAATAATAACTCCACTAAGTAGAGTCTCATCTATACTGCAATTCAGCTGAACTTTGCGCGCTAAGCGCTGTTCCAATTTGCTGCTGATCTCTGCGCGTTGTTCTTCAGAAAGTTCAACCGCTGAAGTTACTTCAACGTCGATCTCTTTCTCATACTCTTTTTTGAGTATAAAGAACTCTTTACAAACATCAGGAAAAGCCATTAAGCGGCCATTCTCTGCCATCACTTTAATTAAGTTCTGACCGAATTCATCAAATTGTTCGCCACAAATTACAATGAATACTTCAGCTAATTTTTCAGCAGTCATAGAACCGCTTAATAAATTATGAACATCATCATTTTGTGCCACTTCGGCAGCAAAAGTAAGCATCTGACCCCATTGGTCTAGCTCACCTTTATCTACCGCAAAGTCAAACGCTGCTTTAGCATAGGGGCGTGCGATTGTAGTCAAATCAGACATATACAGCCCCTTGCTTTAAAGTTTTGCAGTAATGTTGTTAAGAAGATCATCGTGTACATCTTTATCGATTGTACGCTCAAGGATTTTCTCAGCACCAGCTATAGCCAGAGTTGCGACTTGTTTGCGCAGGTCATCACGGGCACGTGTACGCTCTGCTTCAATTTCTGCTTCAGCTTGCGCTAAGATTTTCTGGCGTTCTGCCTGAGCTTCTTCGCGTGCTTCATCAATAATTTGAGCTTTACGTTTGTTTGCCTGATCAATAACCTCAGTTGCAGTGCGCTTTGCTTCTTTCATTTGCTCAGAAGCGTTGGCTTGTGCCAGGTTCAAGTCTTTAGCAGCGCGTTCAGCGGCTACTAGACCGTCAGCAATTTTTTTCTGACGTTCTTCAATTGCTTGCATGATTGGTGGCCATACATATTTCATGCAGAACCAAACAAACAATGAAAAAGCAATTGCTTGACCTAACAGAGTTGCGTTCATATTCACAACAGCTACCCCTCGTTAAGAATCAACTACAAAAATTTAATTAACTATTGATAGTTAATTAGCCTGCTAGTTGACCAACAAATGGGTTAGCAAACGTGAATAGTAGTGCGATTACGATACCGATCATTGGAACAGCATCCAGTAGACCAGCGATGATGAACATCTTAACTTGTAGCATTGGAGCCATTTCAGGTTGACGCGCAGCGCCTTCTAGGAATTTACCACCAAGAATAGCAAAACCAATTGCAGTACCTACGGCACAAAGACCAACAATAATAGCAACAGCGATTGCTGAAAAACTTAGTACAGTTTCCATTTACGTTCTCCGATTAACATTAATAGTTAGAATAAAGCTTAAAAATTTTTTTAGTGATCACTATCTTCATGAGCCATTGATAAGTAAACGATTGTCAACATCATGAAAACAAACGCTTGAATCAAAATAACCAAGATATGGAAGATAGCCCAAGGTAGTGCACCTACCCATTGTAAGTACCACGGTAGCATTGCCGCGATAAGAATAAACACCACCTCACCCGCAAACATATTACCAAATAAACGCATACCTAGAGATAGTGGCTTCGCTAATAACGAAATTACCTCAAGTACCAAGTTAAATGGAATCATGATTGGGTGATTAAATGGATGCAGTGCCAATTCTTTAGCAAATCCGCCTAGACCTTTCACTTTGATGCTGTAGTAGATCATCAGAGCAAAAACACCTAAAGCCATTGCCATTGTTATATTTACATCAGCTGTAGGAACCACTTTCAAGTAAGGGATACCTAGCCAATGCTCTGCAGGATATGGTAAGAAATCGATAGGCACTAAGTCCATCAAGTTCATAATGATAATCCAGCAGAATATAGTCAGTGCTAGTGGGGCAATCAGAGGGTTGCGGCCATGGAAAGTTTCTTTAACGTTGTCACCAACGAATTCCACTACCATTTCAACAAAACACTGAAGCTTACCAGGTACACCTACTGTTGCTTTCTTAGCGACTGAGCGAAAAACCCAAAGGAATAACATCCCTGTCAACACCGAAAAAAACAGACTGTCTATATGTACGTTCCAGAAACTTGTCTCCTCTACAAGACCAAACTTAGCTAAAGAAAGGTTTTGTAAGTGGTGCTCAATGTATCCGGATGCTGTTGGCGCAGCCATAACTCATCCTATTTTTTATTGTTAATGAAAAGCACTGGCGCAAAGATATTAATACCTAGAACCAGTAAATAGGTCAGTTTGAGGGGAACTAATTCCACCTGCATATACATGTAGACAATAGAGAATAGTAGAACTGTGATAAGGATTTTTAGCGCTTCGCCTGCATAGAACGACGCCGCAACTAACTTAGTTGCGCGAGCTCCACTAAATAGGAAAGCACACACACAAAAAACTGCATTTGCGATGACAAAAATACCGCCACCGATTAATGCAGCAAAACCCCAATCAGGATTAACAGCTAAACCTAACCCTATCGCCACTAATATAACCGCGCTAAGCTCGATCAATAACATTTGCTTTGCAAGCACTCGTCCTGGTCTTGCTAACGCCGCTACCATGTATTCGTTCCTCTTTTAAGCCTTCTTTACTACTCGCTTAAAAGCGTGCTGAGAAATTGGCGAAAATTATACGTTCAGCCAAATTGATTGCAATAACAATGCAGCAATCATTTACATTTTTGTATACAAACCTACAACTTTTGTACGAAATTACTTGTTTATTACATAATTGACCTAAATCAATTATCTCATTTAGTACTCTAGTTTAGCAATAAGTTGCTCTAATTTGTGAGGCTCATCAAGAGTAATTGTCACTTTTGACTTACCGCTAACAGAACGAGTAACTGAAACGTTTGCTTGCAATTTTTCCGTGAGTCTTCGTGAAAGTTCGATAGCTTCTGTGTCTTCAGGCTTCGATTCACCTTCAACGTCTGGTTTTAAGCACTTTTTGACAAGTTGCTCAGTTTGACGCACGGTCATTTTTTTGGTTGCCGCAGTGTTTGCTGCTTCAACCTGGGTATCACCTTCAAGCGCAAGCAGTGCTCGAGCATGCCCCATTTCCAGTTGTTTATTGGAAACTAAACCTTTTACTTCATTTTCGAGCTGATTTAGACGTAATAAGTTACTCACCGTTGCTCTCGATTTACCGATAACATCAGCGACTTGTTGGTGTGTCAGCTCAAATTCGTTCTGTAGGCGCTCTAGCGCTTGTGCTTCTTCGATAACATTCAGGTCTTCACGTTGAATATTCTCAATCAATGCCATCGCGATAGCGGCCTTGTCTTCAACTCTCTTGATCAGGCATGGCACTTGTTTAAGGCCAGCTTGACGAGCCGCTCTCCAACGTCGTTCACCAGCAATAATCTCGAACTGGTCATGCGCCAGTGGGCGAACTACGATCGGTTGGATAATACCTTGAGATTGAATTGATGCAGCCAGCTCTTCTAGCGCTTCAGGCGCAATATCCTTACGCGGTTGATATACACCAGGCTTCAAGCAACCAACAGCCAGTTCGATAAGCTTACCATCAGCCGACAACGCCTGACTATGAGAAGCAACTTGCTGTTTTTCACGAGCCAATGAGCTAGTTGCAAGCAATGCATCTAGCCCTTTTCCTAAACCACGCTTAGACATTGAGCGAATTCCTTTGGTTAGACCTATACTGGGACTTCTTCACGACGCAACATTTCGCCTGCAAGAGCAAGATAAGCCTTAGCTCCTGCGGAATATTTGTCGTAGTACATTGCTGGCTTGCCGTGACTCGGGGCTTCTGCCAGACGCACATTTCTAGGGATCACAGTTCGGTAGACTTTGCTACCAAAGTGTTTTTTGAGTTGATCAGATACTTCGTTCGATAAGCGGTTGCGAGGATCGTACATAGTACGCAGAAGACCTTCGATCTTCAGGTTCTCGTTTACAACAGCCGCTAGCTTACTGATGGTATCCATCAATGCAGTCAAACCTTCCAAAGCAAAGTATTCACATTGCATAGGAACCAATACGGAGTCAGCCGCAGCCATCGCGTTGATTGTAAGAAGGTTTAATGAGGGCGGGCAATCAATAAAGATGAAATCATAGTTATTGCGAATGGATTCGAGTGCGTTTTTTAAACGAACTTCACGAGCAAACACTTCCATCAGCTTGATTTCTGCCGCAGTAACATCGCCGTTCGCAGCGATGAGGTCATAATTGCCAGATGTACTCCGGCAAACCACCTCATCAAATGGGGTGTCTTCAACCAACAAATCGTAAGCAGTTGCTTCAACTTGATACTTGTCGACACCGCTCGCCATAGTGGCATTACCTTGAGGATCGAGGTCAACAACCAATATCTTGCGTTTTGTTGCCGCCATTGATGCTGCTAAATTAATGCAAGTTGTTGTTTTTCCTACGCCACCCTTCTGGTTGGCAATTGCTACGATTCTACCCACTATGGCCTCGCTGATTATCCCTGACGCGATAAAGTAACTAGATGACGCTCTCCATCAAGCTCTGGCACTTGCAAAGCTTTAATGTCTGTCACTGAACACCATTCAGGTAAC
This window contains:
- the atpA gene encoding F0F1 ATP synthase subunit alpha, whose protein sequence is MQLNSTEISDLIKQRIESFDVVSEARNEGTIVSVSDGILSIHGLADVMQGEMIELPGGRYALALNLNRDSVGAVVMGPYADLQEGMKVTGTGRILEVPVGPEMLGRVVNTLGEPIDGKGPIEAKLTSPVEIIAPGVIDRKSVDQPVQTGYKSVDSMIPIGRGQRELVIGDRQTGKTAMAIDAIINQKDSGIFSIYVAIGQKASTIANVVRKLEEHGALANTVVVVASASESAALQYLAPYAGCAMGEYFRDRGEDALIVYDDLSKQAVAYRQISLLLKRPPGREAFPGDVFYLHSRLLERAARVSEAYVEKFTNGEVTGKTGSLTALPIIETQAGDVSAFVPTNVISITDGQIFLQTELFNAGVRPAVDPGISVSRVGGSAQTKIIKKLSGGIRTALAQYRELAAFAQFSSDLDEATKKQLDHGQKVTELMKQKQYAPMSVFDQALVIFAAERGYLQDVELSKVLDFEAALLSFARGQYADLATQIDTTGAFNKEIEAELKKLVDDFKATQTW
- the atpH gene encoding F0F1 ATP synthase subunit delta, whose translation is MSDLTTIARPYAKAAFDFAVDKGELDQWGQMLTFAAEVAQNDDVHNLLSGSMTAEKLAEVFIVICGEQFDEFGQNLIKVMAENGRLMAFPDVCKEFFILKKEYEKEIDVEVTSAVELSEEQRAEISSKLEQRLARKVQLNCSIDETLLSGVIIRAGDLVIDNSARSRLDRLSDALQS
- the atpF gene encoding F0F1 ATP synthase subunit B, with amino-acid sequence MNMNATLLGQAIAFSLFVWFCMKYVWPPIMQAIEERQKKIADGLVAAERAAKDLNLAQANASEQMKEAKRTATEVIDQANKRKAQIIDEAREEAQAERQKILAQAEAEIEAERTRARDDLRKQVATLAIAGAEKILERTIDKDVHDDLLNNITAKL
- the atpE gene encoding F0F1 ATP synthase subunit C, with protein sequence METVLSFSAIAVAIIVGLCAVGTAIGFAILGGKFLEGAARQPEMAPMLQVKMFIIAGLLDAVPMIGIVIALLFTFANPFVGQLAG
- the atpB gene encoding F0F1 ATP synthase subunit A, with the translated sequence MAAPTASGYIEHHLQNLSLAKFGLVEETSFWNVHIDSLFFSVLTGMLFLWVFRSVAKKATVGVPGKLQCFVEMVVEFVGDNVKETFHGRNPLIAPLALTIFCWIIIMNLMDLVPIDFLPYPAEHWLGIPYLKVVPTADVNITMAMALGVFALMIYYSIKVKGLGGFAKELALHPFNHPIMIPFNLVLEVISLLAKPLSLGMRLFGNMFAGEVVFILIAAMLPWYLQWVGALPWAIFHILVILIQAFVFMMLTIVYLSMAHEDSDH
- a CDS encoding F0F1 ATP synthase subunit I — protein: MVAALARPGRVLAKQMLLIELSAVILVAIGLGLAVNPDWGFAALIGGGIFVIANAVFCVCAFLFSGARATKLVAASFYAGEALKILITVLLFSIVYMYMQVELVPLKLTYLLVLGINIFAPVLFINNKK
- a CDS encoding ParB/RepB/Spo0J family partition protein translates to MSKRGLGKGLDALLATSSLAREKQQVASHSQALSADGKLIELAVGCLKPGVYQPRKDIAPEALEELAASIQSQGIIQPIVVRPLAHDQFEIIAGERRWRAARQAGLKQVPCLIKRVEDKAAIAMALIENIQREDLNVIEEAQALERLQNEFELTHQQVADVIGKSRATVSNLLRLNQLENEVKGLVSNKQLEMGHARALLALEGDTQVEAANTAATKKMTVRQTEQLVKKCLKPDVEGESKPEDTEAIELSRRLTEKLQANVSVTRSVSGKSKVTITLDEPHKLEQLIAKLEY
- a CDS encoding ParA family protein, with translation MGRIVAIANQKGGVGKTTTCINLAASMAATKRKILVVDLDPQGNATMASGVDKYQVEATAYDLLVEDTPFDEVVCRSTSGNYDLIAANGDVTAAEIKLMEVFAREVRLKNALESIRNNYDFIFIDCPPSLNLLTINAMAAADSVLVPMQCEYFALEGLTALMDTISKLAAVVNENLKIEGLLRTMYDPRNRLSNEVSDQLKKHFGSKVYRTVIPRNVRLAEAPSHGKPAMYYDKYSAGAKAYLALAGEMLRREEVPV